The genomic region TTATTCTTAATGCTACAACATTTAATCGTCAAATGTCTGGGGCTAGAGCTAATGTTGTACAAACAGCTGCTAAGTTTTATTTATTACGAACAGCAGTTACTGCGGCTGTAGCTGCTTTAGATCGAATGATTAGTCGTGCAAAAGATATAGAAGATGGTTTTACTAAAATTGAAAGAATTGCTTCTAATTTACGTAATACTACTTTTAGAGCAGATTTATTTAATTTAGATGAAAACCTTAAAGGAATTAATATTGGTGAACTTCAAAAGTCTGCCCAAGAATTATCACGTTTAGGTATTCGTGATAATTTAATAGGTATGACTGAAACATTAGCTTTATTTTCTAAAACATCTGGTGTTGCAGCAGAAGATGCTGCATTAATTCTTGGACGTATAACTCAGTTATTTGATTTACCTGATCGTGCTCAAGGAATTGAACATCTAGCTAATTCCATTGTTGAAGTAGCTGAAAGTATGGCTACTTCAGAAAGAGAAATTACAGACGTTCTCTCCAGAATTGGACCTGTAGGTCAATTAGCTGGTTTTTCTGTTACTGAGTTAGTTGGAATTGCTGGTACAATTAAAGCTATTGGTCAACGCTCTGAATCAGCAAGTACAGCAGTTCAACAATTATTTCTTAAACTATTTACACAAACTGATGAAGTTTTAGCTGCTCTAACTGCCTCTGAAGACGAATTAAAAAATCTTAGAGATTTAATGTATACAGATGTTAATGCTGCTTTTAAAGAATTTTTACGTATTATAGGTAATAAACAATTTAAATCAGCAGCTGAAGTATTAAGTGGCATTGAATTATCTGGAAAAAGAGTTTTACCTGTTATTTTAGGTTTATCAAAAAACACTTCCTTATTAACTGAAGCTCAAGCTGCCGCAGCAAAAGGTGCTAATGAAAATATTCAAATTTATAATGATTATTTAATGAGCTTAGATAATATTTCATCGAAAATGGAAGGAATTAGTGATAGTTGGGATCAATTAGGTTTTGTTATTGGTAATAATTCTATGGTAAAAAGTGCTTTAGATGAGATTGAAATCTCACTTAATAGCATGAAAGAATTAATTGATTATATTAATAATACAAGTGGTCAAAGAGATTTTGATCCTACTAATATTGAAGAAGTAAAAGCAAGACGTGATGCTGTTAAAAAAGAATATGATGCTCTTGTGCAAGCAAATATGGATTTAAGAAAAGATGGAGGATTAGCTGGTTTTGGAAAAGTATTATGGAATAGTGCTGTTCCAGGTGAAGGTTTAG from Sphingobacteriaceae bacterium harbors:
- a CDS encoding phage tail tape measure protein, encoding MVLSATLASLIVNVILNATTFNRQMSGARANVVQTAAKFYLLRTAVTAAVAALDRMISRAKDIEDGFTKIERIASNLRNTTFRADLFNLDENLKGINIGELQKSAQELSRLGIRDNLIGMTETLALFSKTSGVAAEDAALILGRITQLFDLPDRAQGIEHLANSIVEVAESMATSEREITDVLSRIGPVGQLAGFSVTELVGIAGTIKAIGQRSESASTAVQQLFLKLFTQTDEVLAALTASEDELKNLRDLMYTDVNAAFKEFLRIIGNKQFKSAAEVLSGIELSGKRVLPVILGLSKNTSLLTEAQAAAAKGANENIQIYNDYLMSLDNISSKMEGISDSWDQLGFVIGNNSMVKSALDEIEISLNSMKELIDYINNTSGQRDFDPTNIEEVKARRDAVKKEYDALVQANMDLRKDGGLAGFGKVLWNSAVPGEGLGIYGLITSMGRLTALEQERERLNEHILRLMKAQDEEANKSPLTKSVPPGSLFGLLFTAGAFGGAPSAFLNAQGAMDLSKSNFSEEALKADTKAKEKAAKEAEKTREKLFDNFWDIIKEQGHKKEKGGNTFSSLQDFWKNQITSPQERQNKEVLDKFDKAIDLAKENKDSVGNIQSLVKEFVSKYGAVK